Proteins from one Oryza sativa Japonica Group chromosome 12, ASM3414082v1 genomic window:
- the LOC4351496 gene encoding protein PSK SIMULATOR 3 produces the protein MRKLSGGGGERRVVGAVAFEVAALMSRAAGLWRALGDAEVGRLRGDRVRLEGVRLLVADDDAALLSLALAEMAAACADLSRAVARLSARCADPLLRRLDALFAALVRGGRLADPHRLRYSAARKMDRKARKMQRLVASTALLSQELDVLAELEQAAAGGLRRSGTRRKGAASGGGGEGEAARRVAQQRQEVDRLRAASLWNRSFDYAVRLLARSLFTIVARIAQVFGLEPKNVATMDDDAMISLATTRLSWTNSFVGSVHSLVYPSDFAADTHTPRRSLLDAKSGKVSNGGEHVRRFLVSRSQSLRQLKWPMAGKHLIGCMVSGSRSPDSERWKIHGDGDLPLSFSYYVSASNDDYSSINSPFQGDHTNSNLSIVFESSSHNWVMNAPAVTTLGAAALALHYANLIIFIEKLAVAPRHICPDERDALYNMLTDRIRASLRARLRPIAKNMAASSSSSSSACDPAMAAEWSGTVQRILGWLAPLAHNMLRWQSERNFEQRNVASSGTGVLLLQTLHFADQKKSEAAIVELLVGLNYLWKAGRELDAKAKKLVSGGGKRDEFTDYYSSNRMECR, from the coding sequence ATGCGGAAGctgagcggaggcggcggggagaggagggTGGTGGGGGCGGTGGCGTTCGAGGTGGCGGCACTCATGTCGCGCGCGGCGGGGCTGTGGCGCGCGCTCGGGGACGCCGAGGTGGGGCGGCTCCGCGGGGACCGCGTCCGCCTCGAGGGCGTGCGCCTGCTcgtggccgacgacgacgcggcgctcCTGTCCCTCGCGCTCGCCGAGATGGCGGCCGCCTGCGCCGACCTCTCGCGCGCCGTCGCGCGGCTGTCCGCGAGGTGCGCCGACCCGCTGCTCCGCAGGTTGGACGCCCTCTTCGCCGCCCTCGTCCGTGGCGGCCGTCTCGCCGACCCGCACCGGCTGCGGTACTCCGCGGCGAGGAAGATGGACCGGAAGGCGCGGAAGATGCAGCGGCTCGTGGCGTCCACGGCGCTCCTGTCCCAGGAGCTCGACGTGCTCGCCGAGCTCGAGCAGGCGGCCGCGGGGGGCCTGCGCCGATCAGGCACCCGACggaagggcgcggcgagcggcggcggcggagaaggagagGCCGCCCGCCGCGTGGCGCAGCAGAGGCAGGAGGTcgaccgcctccgcgcggccTCGCTGTGGAACCGGAGCTTCGACTACGCCGTCCGCCTCCTCGCCAGGTCGCTCTTCACCATCGTCGCGAGGATCGCCCAAGTGTTCGGCCTGGAGCCCAAGAACGTCGCCACCATGGACGACGACGCCATGATCTCGCTCGCCACCACCCGCCTCTCATGGACTAATTCCTTCGTCGGCAGCGTGCATTCCTTGGTCTATCCTTCAGATTTCGCCGCAGATACACATACTCCCCGGAGATCATTGCTCGATGCAAAATCCGGCAAGGTCTCCAATGGCGGCGAACATGTTCGTCGGTTTCTTGTCTCCAGGAGCCAGAGCTTGAGACAACTCAAATGGCCAATGGCCGGGAAGCACCTCATCGGCTGCATGGTCAGTGGGAGCAGGTCTCCGGACAGCGAGAGGTGGAAGATCCATGGAGATGGTGATCTTCCACTCAGCTTCAGCTACTACGTGTCAGCCAGCAACGACGATTATTCCAGCATCAATTCCCCGTTCCAAGGCGACCACACAAATTCGAATCTCTCAATAGTGTTCGAGTCGTCATCGCACAACTGGGTGATGAACGCGCCCGCGGTGACGACACTCGGCGCCGCGGCGCTGGCCCTGCATTACGCGAATCTCATCATCTTCATCGAGAAGCTCGCCGTCGCGCCTCGCCATATCTGCCCAGACGAGAGAGATGCCCTGTACAACATGCTCACCGATCGGATTCGGGCATCTCTCAGAGCTCGCCTCAGGCCGATCGCCAAGAACATGGCAGCctcttcatcatcttcttcttcagcttGTGATCCTGCCATGGCTGCAGAGTGGTCTGGCACGGTGCAGCGCATCCTCGGATGGTTAGCTCCGCTGGCTCACAACATGCTGCGATGGCAATCGGAGAGGAATTTCGAGCAGAGAAATGTTGCGTCGAGCGGTACAGGTGTGCTGCTCCTGCAGACGCTGCATTTTGCTGACCAGAAGAAGAGCGAGGCTGCCATAGTTGAGCTGCTTGTTGGGTTGAACTACCTGTGGAAAGCTGGAAGAGAGCTTGATGCAAAAGCTAAAAAATTGGTGTCAGGTGGTGGAAAACGCGATGAATTCACAGATTATTATAGTAGTAATAGGATGGAATGTCGATAA